A window from bacterium encodes these proteins:
- a CDS encoding 8-oxoguanine deaminase produces MVTDILLKNIRALFLSETRELGDTDLRISDGRIAAIGSDLVAPHGARILDCSGKVALPGLVNAHHHFFQSLTRCLPAAQESGLFDWLTYHYGVWRQVRAESVYAAARLAISELALSGCTATADHHYLFPPGVTEDLIGIEIEAAREIGIRFCATRGSMTLGNAHGGLPPDDLVESDDRVLKACEETVARYHDPAPFSMCRIHIAPCSPFNVTTELLRDSADLARSLGVRLHTHLAETEDEDKFCLEKFGKRPLDYMEELGWLGADVWFAHGIYFTDGELDRLARAGVGISHCPSSNLRLGSGFCRVPEMLRRGVPVGLAVDGSASNDSGDLLAELRQAMLLARGRWGSAALTARQTISLATAGSARLLGFAESGTLEVGKAADIALFDLDELAYAGAADPIAALLFCGGSHRAWLVITNGEVIVEDGRLAGADEEEIRYQAVYEAKKLWDRAGL; encoded by the coding sequence ATCGTGACGGACATTCTTCTCAAAAACATCCGAGCCCTCTTTCTGAGCGAGACCCGCGAGCTTGGCGACACCGATCTGCGCATTTCGGACGGACGGATTGCGGCAATCGGATCGGATTTGGTCGCGCCCCATGGCGCACGGATTCTCGATTGTTCGGGGAAAGTGGCGTTGCCGGGCTTGGTCAACGCTCATCATCATTTCTTTCAGTCATTGACGCGTTGCCTGCCCGCCGCGCAGGAGTCGGGGCTGTTCGACTGGTTGACCTACCACTATGGCGTGTGGCGGCAGGTGCGGGCCGAATCGGTGTACGCGGCGGCGAGACTTGCCATCAGCGAGCTTGCGCTGTCGGGCTGCACGGCCACCGCCGACCATCACTACCTTTTTCCGCCCGGCGTGACGGAAGACCTGATCGGAATCGAGATCGAGGCCGCCCGTGAGATCGGGATTCGTTTCTGCGCCACTCGCGGTTCGATGACGCTCGGCAATGCACACGGCGGACTTCCCCCCGACGATCTTGTGGAATCCGACGATCGCGTGCTCAAAGCCTGCGAAGAGACCGTTGCCCGCTATCACGATCCCGCGCCGTTCTCGATGTGCCGCATCCACATCGCGCCGTGCAGCCCATTCAACGTCACGACGGAACTTTTGCGCGACAGCGCCGATCTGGCTCGCAGCCTCGGGGTGAGATTGCACACGCATCTGGCCGAGACGGAAGACGAAGACAAGTTCTGTCTGGAGAAATTCGGCAAGCGGCCGCTCGATTACATGGAAGAACTGGGCTGGCTGGGCGCGGACGTGTGGTTTGCGCACGGAATCTATTTCACGGACGGCGAGCTGGATCGTCTGGCGCGCGCGGGCGTCGGGATCTCGCATTGTCCCTCCAGCAACCTGCGGCTGGGATCGGGTTTTTGTCGGGTGCCGGAGATGCTGCGGCGGGGCGTTCCGGTGGGACTTGCGGTGGACGGCAGCGCCTCCAACGACAGCGGAGACCTGCTGGCCGAACTGCGGCAGGCGATGCTGCTGGCTCGCGGGCGGTGGGGAAGCGCGGCGCTCACCGCCCGGCAGACGATCTCGCTGGCGACGGCGGGATCGGCGCGGCTGCTCGGATTCGCGGAGAGCGGCACGCTGGAAGTCGGCAAGGCCGCCGATATCGCGCTGTTCGATCTGGACGAGCTGGCCTATGCGGGGGCGGCCGATCCGATTGCAGCATTACTCTTTTGCGGCGGAAGCCATCGCGCGTGGCTGGTAATCACGAACGGAGAAGTCATTGTCGAAGACGGCCGGCTCGCTGGTGCCGATGAAGAAGAAATTCGCTATCAGGCCGTTTACGAAGCGAAGAAGCTGTGGGATCGAGCCGGACTTTGA
- a CDS encoding right-handed parallel beta-helix repeat-containing protein has product MRQLLAIVLLLVCAGVSFSQLSGPLSGTLGPGWYTVIGDIQVDTSAALTILAPTTLDFQDTFSFKVYGVLTAGSQSGGNVLFTTSRTAPNRWRGLRFLGPASTPSQLTYCIIENGWATGPTLADQCGGGVYIYQSSPTFLYCSMHNNYADACGGGVYSEYSRAVFDTCSITWNTAFSSHPANFWGGGGVLCVYGAERFTFCIITNNVTIMGNGGGAWIERDSALFNDCEISFNSALSLDGGGVYCFWYAVPTFTNCGISADTAMRDGGGTWCDNTSSPTYNFCTLSDNVAGGSGGGAFCQDSPPPMGPAYNSCIVAYSMGEGIYFLNSSGSAISYGDFFGNSAGDFGGAVPPGLNIISGVNANGDPCDAFTNIFGDPSFVYRPYDLHLQTASRCIAAADPLLPVFTDFESDVRPNPPGSSPDIGMDENPLGVPGGALGPITDLVIRPDFPGTGNVILYWSPVAGATFYTVYGKTTPGATGTPLASGVTGSAWMDNNTSSRPSPYFYYVTVVSP; this is encoded by the coding sequence ATGCGACAGCTTTTGGCGATTGTGCTCTTGCTGGTCTGTGCAGGAGTAAGTTTCAGCCAGCTCTCCGGGCCGCTGAGCGGGACGTTGGGGCCGGGATGGTACACGGTTATCGGTGACATCCAAGTGGATACCAGCGCGGCCTTAACGATTTTGGCTCCCACTACTCTGGATTTCCAGGACACGTTCTCCTTCAAGGTCTACGGCGTGCTTACGGCTGGGAGTCAGTCGGGAGGCAACGTCCTCTTCACGACCAGCAGAACGGCCCCGAATCGGTGGCGGGGTCTGCGATTTCTCGGACCGGCCAGTACGCCCAGCCAACTTACCTACTGCATCATTGAGAACGGCTGGGCTACGGGTCCCACGCTTGCAGATCAGTGCGGGGGCGGAGTCTATATCTACCAGTCCTCGCCCACATTTTTGTACTGCTCGATGCACAACAACTACGCAGATGCTTGTGGCGGCGGTGTGTATTCGGAGTACTCGCGTGCTGTCTTCGACACGTGCTCGATCACCTGGAACACGGCCTTCAGCTCGCATCCGGCAAACTTCTGGGGCGGGGGGGGCGTGCTGTGCGTCTACGGGGCGGAGCGATTCACGTTCTGCATCATTACCAACAACGTGACCATCATGGGGAACGGCGGCGGGGCGTGGATCGAACGCGACTCGGCTCTTTTCAACGATTGCGAAATCAGCTTCAACTCGGCGCTGTCATTGGATGGCGGGGGCGTGTATTGCTTCTGGTACGCCGTTCCCACGTTCACCAATTGCGGCATCAGCGCCGATACGGCCATGCGGGACGGAGGCGGCACTTGGTGCGATAACACCAGTTCTCCGACCTACAACTTCTGCACACTGAGCGACAACGTCGCAGGCGGGTCGGGCGGGGGAGCCTTCTGCCAGGACTCGCCGCCGCCGATGGGACCCGCATACAACAGCTGCATCGTCGCGTACTCGATGGGCGAAGGGATCTACTTCCTGAACAGTTCGGGGAGCGCCATTTCGTACGGCGATTTCTTTGGAAACAGCGCAGGTGACTTCGGGGGGGCGGTGCCGCCCGGTCTGAACATCATCTCCGGTGTGAACGCCAATGGCGATCCATGCGATGCGTTCACGAACATTTTCGGTGATCCATCGTTTGTGTACCGGCCCTACGACCTGCATCTTCAGACCGCGAGTCGGTGCATCGCCGCCGCCGATCCGCTTCTTCCGGTATTCACAGACTTCGAGAGCGATGTCCGGCCAAATCCGCCGGGTTCCAGTCCGGACATCGGGATGGATGAGAATCCCCTGGGGGTTCCCGGCGGAGCCCTGGGTCCCATCACCGACTTGGTGATCCGGCCTGACTTCCCGGGCACGGGGAACGTGATTCTGTACTGGTCGCCCGTCGCGGGAGCAACTTTTTATACCGTCTATGGGAAGACAACGCCGGGGGCCACGGGAACTCCGCTGGCCTCGGGAGTGACTGGCTCCGCCTGGATGGATAACAACACCTCCAGCCGTCCTTCACCCTATTTCTACTACGTCACGGTGGTCTCACCGTAA
- a CDS encoding RNA-binding protein gives MVNIYVGNLSYTVTDDDLKVLFESHGAVDRASVITDRMTGRSKGFGFVEMSNDAEAQAAITKLNETELQGRNILVNIARPQGERPRRPERRQRW, from the coding sequence ATGGTAAACATTTATGTCGGCAATCTGTCGTACACGGTAACGGACGACGATCTGAAGGTGCTGTTTGAATCGCACGGCGCGGTGGACCGGGCCAGTGTCATCACCGATCGGATGACGGGCCGTTCCAAGGGTTTCGGCTTCGTCGAGATGTCGAACGATGCGGAAGCACAGGCGGCGATCACCAAGCTGAACGAGACCGAGCTACAAGGCCGGAACATTCTGGTCAACATAGCGCGGCCGCAAGGCGAGCGTCCCCGTCGGCCGGAACGTCGTCAGCGCTGGTAG